In Triticum urartu cultivar G1812 unplaced genomic scaffold, Tu2.1 TuUngrouped_contig_411, whole genome shotgun sequence, the DNA window ATACACATACTGATATACTATCAACTTTACTAAATGATGTTCACTTTTTGTTTGTTTTTACAGTTTCTCTGTCTGCTACAATCAGCTTGCTAACATGTCTAGTGTGGGGGGTGCACCGACATAAGCAAAAGATTAGTCTTTTCATCCTCCCAAAGCAGTCTGGTAGTAAATCAAGCATGGAAGAAATGCTGAGGGTGTATGGATCTTTTGCTCCGAAAAGGTACAAGTACTCAGAGCTGAAACAAATGACTAGCTCTTTCAAGGATAAACTTGGAGAAGGTGGATATGGCACGGTATTTAGAGGTAGCCTACAAGATGGCTGTGTGGTTGCCGTGAAGCTCCTAAAAGTTTCCAAAGGCAATGGAGATGAGTTTCTAAATGAGGCAATTAGCATTTGTAGGACATCACATATTAACATTGTCGGTCTGCTCGGTTTTTGCTTAGAAGGAGCTAAGCGAGCCCTTGTTTATGAGTATATGGCTAATGGTTCACTGGAGAAGTATATTTACATAGAGAATTCAGATCTAGTTATTGGATGGGACAAGTTACAGCAAATAGCACTAGGCATCGCACGAGGATTGGAATATTTGCATCAAGGATGTAGTACTCGCATCATCCATTTTGACATCAAGCCTCAGAATATACTTCTAGATCAAGATTTTTGTCCCAAGATTGCAGATTTCGGTTTAGCGAAATTGTGTCACCTCAAGGCCGGTAGCATCCTCTCTGTCGCCGAAGCAAGAGGTACTATTGGATTCATTGCTCCAGAAGTATTCTCTAGAGGTTTTGGAGTCGTTTCTACAAAGTCGGATGTCTATAGCTATGGAATGATGCTCCTGGAAATGGTAGGAGGAAGGATACATAAAGGAAAAGGGATTACCAATAGCTCAAGTGATGTGTATTTTCCAAACCGGATTTATGACAATATAACAGAACAGGTACAAAGTTGTGAAGTCCCATGCGACCTTGAAGAGGCCATGAGAAAGATGGCCTTGGTCGGCCTATGGTGCATACAAACTAACCCCGAAAGCCGCCCTTCGATGAGCAAGGTGATTGATATGTTGGAAAAGAGCATCAACGAAATGGAGATGCCACCAAAGCCGTTCCTTTCATGTCCCTCGATCCCGTCATACTTGTCGTCGCATACAAGTTATGGTTACAGATCATCGTATTGCTCCGCATCCCCTTCTCTGTTACCATAGTCCAAAAGTAGGATTATGTGGACAAATGTAAATTCGAATTGCCACTGCATTACCATTATGATATTACAGTGTGTAACAGAAATATTTATTTTCAAACATCGCATTGTGTTTCTACTAAGAATGGTTGCGCAATTTAATAAGGAAAAGTCATTTGAGATTATTGTATTTGATAGAAACCAAAagagaaaagtatacttttcaTCCCTCAATTCTTCGCGAAGTTTAGATTTGGTCCCTCAACTTCAAAACCGGACAATTTGCACCCTTAACTACTGAAACCGGACAAGATTCATCCCTGGTCACGATTTTGACCGGTTTTGGTGCTGTCCCACCCCAGTTTTGACTGTGCCGACTCAAATTTGCGTACCTTTTCCAATTCTGCTTAATATTTTCAAATTCAGGTACTTTTTTCAAATATGTGAACTTTTTAAAAATGTGTGTACTTTTTCTAAATCCACGCACTTTTTTCAAGTTCACGTACTTTTTTTAAATCCGTGTGCTTTTTTAAAGTTCATGTGGTTTTTTCAAATTCATGTAATTTTTTAAAATTGACGTACTTATTCATATTCACGCGTCCTTTTTTGGATTTGAAAATTCATTCGAACTTGAAAACGTACGTGGATTTGAATTTCTTTTACGCAAATTAGAAAAAAAATTGTGTGGATTTGAAAAATTATGTCAACTAGAAACAAGTATTTGAATATCAAACAAATTTCATGGACTGGAAAAGAACTCGGATTTGAAAAAAATACACGAACTTTAAAAAGTATACGGATTTGAAACAAGTACACGAATTTCAAAAACACTTCATGGATTCGAAAAAAACACTTGGATTTGATAAAAATTACACGAACTTGAAAGAATACACTGATTTGAAAAAAGTACGCAAATTAAGAAAatcatggatttgaaaaaagtGCACAAATTTCAAAATAGTTCACGGATTTGAAAAAGGTAtctttatttttgaaaaaaacgCGCAACCTTGAAAAAACTATGTGAATTTCAAAAAGTTCACGGATATGAAAAAATACGCGAAAATTTGAGTCGGCACAGGTCAAAACCGGGGTTAGTCAGCACCAAAACCGGTTGAAATCGAGACCAGGGACGAACGTTGTCCGGTTTCATTAGTTGGAGGTGCAAGTTATTCGGTTTTGAAGTTGAGGGACCAAATCTAGATTTCACTAAGAGTTGAGGGACGAAAAGTATACTTAGGAATAAAGCAAATATTAGTTATTTGGGTGATTGGATGCGTTTGGTATTCCAAGTTTTGAAAGGCACCCGAGTGGTATGTCAAAGTCAGACAACTAGCAGGGTTATGCAAGCAAGCAACAGCTAGGCCTCCAAATCAAAGTAAGCGTGATTGAGGCTCTATTCGAACCACGGCCCTACAAAATTCAGTAACCTGGATTGGATGCATCATTGTGAAGCTAAACATTGCAACAATTCATTTCAAGACTGAAGTATCTTATCCATGAACTTAGCATATCAGAGTATGTTGTGTGGCTCACGACGGCATCTGCGGGATGCGGCGGCACCGGTGCATGGGAGGTGGCACGGCGAATCAGCCAGTGGCGGCAGTAACAGTGGCAGATTTGGGCTCTCGGCCTCCCGTTTCTTGTAACCACACCAAGAGGGCGGGGCTTTGAGCAGGCCAAGCGGGTGACTTCAGCCCATAGTCTAGGTAAACCGAGTTCAGACTGGCCCATGATGCTGTAGAGAAGAACAGCCAGTCAACGGTAGTCCACTACCGAGCTGGAAAAAAATGAGATCCATGGGCACTAGCACCCACGACATATTTTGATAGAAGAAGCCCACTTGGATGAGATTATGGAAAATTCAACCCCTGACAGAAGTCGAACTTCAGTTTGTAAGGTACGGCGAAGCCACGTTATAGCTGACCCCACAGGTTTTTAGTTGCCTGTTGAACCCCAGCTATGAGTACTTCTTTGAACCCACAGGTCACAACAGCTGACCCCACTGTCATTCACTCATATGGTGGAAAATTTGGGCCATCTAGCAAGAAAGCCATCCCATCTCACGTGCTCTCTCTCCCAGCCAATGAATCTCCCATCTGTCTTCCCGAACGCAGCTCCTCTGACGTGTCGTTGGCCCACTGACATGTGGACCCGGACCCACATATCAGTGGCCCAACGGCAGGATACCATACGTCAGAGGATCCCTCTCCGATCGATGCCAGGCTCAATCCCTTTGTTTATTCCCCAATGTTTTAGTTCCCGTCAAGCTAAGAAGATTAGGAGTACTAGTTTGAGGCTGCTGTTGATTGCCACGCCAGAGCCTTGGACATGGAGTCTACAACGAGCTTGGAGAAGAGGAGCCAGAGCTCGCTGACTGCTGCCCGCAGGGTCAGGTCGCCTCGCTGGCCAGCGCCCCTTCCGCCATTGTCAAAGCAGCCGGTCTACGTCTTCACTGTTGCAAATACTGTAGCAAAAGGGAGGGGAAAGGCCTAGCTTTGACCCCACAGAGTTCTCTTCCTGGCGCCGCCGTTGGCGGCACAGCGACCTTGCCACTAGGCTATTGCCTAGTCCTCACTACTGAGCCGAGACTTGTTCCCTAGGTGTTTTACTGAGCTCGTTACACAACCAGTCAAAGTCTTTGTTTCTTTCATAGTTTTATAAATAGCCGGCTATAGCGGTGCCGCTAAATGACCGCCTTCATACATAGCCTGTTTTAGCCCGCTATAGCTGATTTGGAGGCCCGTCGCTATTTTTCATAGCCCGTTATTTAAAACATT includes these proteins:
- the LOC125527498 gene encoding LEAF RUST 10 DISEASE-RESISTANCE LOCUS RECEPTOR-LIKE PROTEIN KINASE-like 2.4; translated protein: MAPVYWFLVFIGVCWLPPMLVGADEQQGEGCPRSANRCGNLTISDPFWIAETDAGRSCGILDFKVTCYNNSSATLRSSVPFIPGFAINSISYKERSLRVVDEGKQKLLEASSGCGIKIGNTSAKLDTQFRIDLGNLNLILYNCTKESAVAAARRDSGLVQTRVRCRNEWVVFVRAGVHHDRIGNYARYAMEGCDATVVPVLGSSSGKTNASDYEQLIDDGFLLTWEDPPPPLPPAAHGRHNKKLILIVSLSATISLLTCLVWGVHRHKQKISLFILPKQSGSKSSMEEMLRVYGSFAPKRYKYSELKQMTSSFKDKLGEGGYGTVFRGSLQDGCVVAVKLLKVSKGNGDEFLNEAISICRTSHINIVGLLGFCLEGAKRALVYEYMANGSLEKYIYIENSDLVIGWDKLQQIALGIARGLEYLHQGCSTRIIHFDIKPQNILLDQDFCPKIADFGLAKLCHLKAGSILSVAEARGTIGFIAPEVFSRGFGVVSTKSDVYSYGMMLLEMVGGRIHKGKGITNSSSDVYFPNRIYDNITEQVQSCEVPCDLEEAMRKMALVGLWCIQTNPESRPSMSKVIDMLEKSINEMEMPPKPFLSCPSIPSYLSSHTSYGYRSSYCSASPSLLP